The Oncorhynchus nerka isolate Pitt River unplaced genomic scaffold, Oner_Uvic_2.0 unplaced_scaffold_2803, whole genome shotgun sequence genome includes a region encoding these proteins:
- the LOC135566995 gene encoding transmembrane and ubiquitin-like domain-containing protein 2 — YFSGRERQIKLIYQGQLLQDPKRTLLSLNISHNSVIHCHVSQVLREASPEETARSGASGGIRAAGLALSTSSLVVPVFVVMLAVVWYFRINYRQFFTAPATISLVGVTVFFSFLIFGMHSR; from the coding sequence TATTTCTCAGGGCGGGAGCGTCAGATCAAGTTGATCTACCAGGGCCAGCTGCTTCAGGATCCCAAACGGACTCTGCTCTCCCTCAACATCTCTCACAACAGTGTGATCCACTGCCACGTGTCCCAGGTGCTGCGGGAGGCCAGCCCAGAGGAGACAGCTCGCTCTGGGGCTAGTGGGGGAATCAGGGCTGCAGGCCTGGCTCTGAGCACCAGCAGCCTGGTGGTGCCTGTGTTTGTGGTGATGTTAGCCGTGGTCTGGTACTTCCGCATCAACTACCGTCAGTTCTTCACCGCCCCTGCTACCATCTCCCTGGTGGGAGTCACTGTGTTCTTCAGCTTCCTCATCTTTGGAATGCACAGCCGGTGA